A single genomic interval of Labrus mixtus chromosome 6, fLabMix1.1, whole genome shotgun sequence harbors:
- the plekhh2 gene encoding pleckstrin homology domain-containing family H member 2 isoform X1: MFSKNHILSSSLRNDADRGQKTLCPTLKENNNSCWKQEGSMAEGEEAMSQEDWKEKCLVLEALLMKFRVQIIKIRELTADKIQQLETQVIDAEKRAFTAQQQAQWMEEKLKAADVPSGDSEVRLFQRCQELQVSLQEREEVIARMELQLEEQKQNRLQDAKTVEEKAAKIKEWVMLKLSEFEVENAALRETNKLQEAQIEDLQKQVQAFEQKCAAEAGRGLHHRPGEAQRLSSLTFGCFQVRGKSPQVMTGPAPSQRTLSTPGETEEGDKTETERSAPQTSSSGSESELHRPDHSGLLQEDSASESLGDNMCGAESRGVSSVLSSAASEGEGGGGEAGEDSRERGLEFSRPGSETYLTASDDSSSMFDDDMQRADRPRFSLQGASEGGSQGGEGESQREDCTSEELNKRFQSHRLDSSSSSSETNTPALIPKRPNAPQDPKDTPASPKQPRLRTPAGFGLMNVALAKKHLSQPPISRETSHGQTRNALSMLRPLRPHETDLDQEQEVVMETEKDKPTLPALQSLPCPPEPGAERQDGDGSAPGIKPPTPPLHRLPSWESRIYAVAKSGIRLSETSCSDAASKDPSLQSSYPAFVMYTSLIYKNMTTPVYTTLKGKATLLSSSPFSDESSSSDESSSSGEEDGSVCSSRTSSSSRKDSSPGSPRSLKRAVSMSSMTSESDYAIPPDAYSTDTECSEPEHKLPKTCSSSSDNGKTEPMEKSGYLLKMVKTWKKTWKRRWFVLKDGELLYYKSPSDVIRKPQGQIEVNASSSIARGDGKQILQIVTGKRVYYLKADSPNLLDEWLRTLQSVLRLKSASPLFTQPDIRPSMKGLLVKVKHGYSKRVWCALIGKTLFYFRSQDDKFPLGQIKLWEARVEEVDRSRDSDDELKACGRGLQVAPFTITIHPQEQGPTYLLIENKQEKDSWLFHLSVAAGTSVGTVGTDFEQLLGKLFKLDGDPNSPIWRHPVLCFSKEGLSSPLTTLPSLALQTEAVKLFKTCQLFINVAIDAPAIDYHVSLAQSALQVCLTHPELQNEFFCQLIKQTRRRQPQGHPGPLQGWQFLALCVGLFLPQHPFLWLLQVHLNRHGDSRTEVGKYAIYCLRSMERTQQKGERQGRPSRMEILSILLRNPYHHSLPFSMPVHFLNNTYQVVSFDASTTVDEFQSRLNQDTSMRKTGLSGFSLYTDDPTGRELEHCLQGGVKICDIISKWEQASKEQHTGKSENTRTVRLTYKNRLYFSPQVRGESERERLLLAYQTNEAIVAGHFPVNKELALEMAALLAQVEFGDFERPFSAPGSAQTKSNQTLKQVLDRFYPKHYRRSTSEEQLRLLLQRLSARWASLRGRTPSECVRIYLTVARKWPFFGAKLFEAESVTASPQQGERVWLAVHEDGISVLEHNSVKPLVSHPYRTLMTFGGCRQDFMLVVGQSMATNGSKDKPTEKHLFAMDASKIREITLLISSYVNSAHQQKAAAHHLSAPALMVAQPVSLKSKELRSKSPPALGRPSKAPTLL, encoded by the exons attcagcagctgGAGACTCAGGTGATCGACGCAGAGAAACGAGCCTTCACCGCTCAGCAGCAG GCGCAGTGGATGGAGGAGAAGCTGAAAGCTGCAGACGTTCCGTCCGGAGACTCAGAGGTGCGTTTGTTTCAGAGGTGTCAGGAGCTGCAGGTGTCActgcaggagagggaggaggtcaTCGCCCGGATGgagctgcagctggaggagcag AAACAGAACCGACTTCAGGACGCAAAAACTGTGGAGGAGAAAGCCGCTAAGATCAAGGAGTGGGTGATGCTGAAGCTGTCAGAG TTTGAGGTGGAGAACGCAGCCTTAAGAGAAACCAACAAGCTGCAGGAGGCTCAGATCGAAGACTTACAGAAACAAGTGCAGG cgtttGAGCAGAAGTGTGCAGCCGAGGCAGGAAGAGGACTCCATCACCGACCAGGTGAAGCTCAGCGTCTCAGCAGTCTGACGTTCGGCTGTTTCCAGGTGAGGGGGAAGAGTCCGCAGGTAATGACCGGGCCCGCCCCCTCCCAGAGGACCCTCAGCACCCcgggggagacagaggaagggGACAAAACGG agacagagaggagcgcTCCTCAGACCTCCTCTTCAGGATCAGAATCTGAGCTCCACAGACCGGATCATTCTGGACTCCTGCAGGAGGACAGCGCCTCTGAAAGTCTGGGTGACAACATGTGTGGAGCTGAGTCCAGGGGGGTCTCCTCGGTGCTGTCCAGCGCTGCatcagagggggaggggggaggaggagaagcggGTGAGGACAGCAGGGAGAGAGGCCTGGAGTTCAGCCGGCCAGGCAGTGAGACGTACCTGACGGCGTCAGACGACAGCAGCTCGATGTTTGATGACGACATGCAGCGAGCTGATCGTCCACGCTTCAGCCTGCAGGGGGCATCAGAGGGGGGGAGtcaggggggagagggggagtcTCAGAGGGAGGACTGCACCTCCGAGGAGCTCAACAAACGTTTCCAGTCTCACAGACTGGACTCATCGTCCTCCTCCAGCGAAACAAACACCCCCGCCCTTATCCCAAAACGACCCAACGCCCCTCAGGACCCGAAGGACACCCCCGCCTCCCCCAAACAGCCCCGCCTGCGGACCCCAGCAGGGTTCGGCCTGATGAACGTGGCTCTGGCTAAGAAACACCTGAGCCAACCGCCGATCAGCCGAGAGACATCGCACGGACAAACACGCAACGCTCTGAGCATGCTCCGCCCCCTCCGGCCCCACGAGACGGACCTGGACCAGGAGCAGGAGGTTGTCATGGAAACTGAGAAGGACAAGCCCACATTGCCAGCCCTACAGAGCTTACCCTGTCCTCCTGAACCTGGTGCAGAGAGGCAGGACGGTGACGGCTCAGCACCGGGTATCAAACCTCCAACACCCCCCCTGCACAGACTGCCCTCCTGG GAGAGTCGTATCTACGCTGTGGCTAAATCCGGGATCAGACTGTCGGAGACGTCCTGCTCAGACGCTGCCAGTAAAG ACCCGTCCCTGCAGTCCTCCTATCCGGCCTTTGTCATGTACACCTCCCTCATCTATAAAAACATGACCACACCTGTCTACACCACTTTGAAGGGG AAAGCAACCCTGCTGAGCAGCAGTCCGTTCTCCGACGAGTCGTCAAGCTCCGACGAGTCCTCGAGCTCCGGAGAGGAGGACGGCTCCGTCTGCAGCTCCCgcacctcctccagctcccgCAAAGACAGCAGCCCGGGCAGCCCGCGCTCGCTCAAgagag ctgtgTCCATGTCCTCGATGACCTCCGAGAGCGACTACGCCATCCCTCCTGACGCCTACTCCACCGACACAGAGTGCTCCGAACCCGAGCACAAGCTGCCAAAGACCTGCTCCTCATCCAGTGACAACGGGAAgact gaGCCGATGGAGAAGTCAGGCTACCTGCTGAAGATGGTGAAGACCTGGAAGAAAACCTGGAAGAGACGCTGGTTTGTCCTGAAAGACGGAGAGCTGCTCTACTACAAATCACCT AGTGACGTGATCAGGAAACCCCAGGGTCAGATCGAGGTCAACGCCAGCAGCAGCATCGCCCGCGGCGACGGAAAACAAATCCTCCAG ATCGTGACAGGGAAGCGTGTGTACTACCTGAAGGCCGACTCTCCTAACCTGCTGGACGAGTGGCTCAGGACGCTACAGAGCGTGCTTAGACTGAAATCTGCCAGTCCGCTCTTCACCCAGCCCGACATCCGGCCCAGCATGAAGGGGCTGCTCGTTAAG GTGAAGCACGGATACTCAAAGAGGGTTTGGTGTGCACTGATCGGGaagactttgttttatttccgcAGCCAAGATGACAAG TTCCCTCTGGGTCAGATCAAGCTGTGGGAGGCccgggtggaggaggtggacagGTCAAGAGATTCAGACGATGAGCTGAAGGCATGTGGGCGGGGCTTACAGGTGGCACCTTTTACCATCACCATCCACCCACAAGAGCAGGGGCCGACCTACCTGCTCATCGAGAACAAGCAGGAGAAG gactCGTGGCTCTTCCATCTCTCTGTGGCAGCAGGAACCTCGGTGGGAACCGTCGGCACCGACTTTGAACAGCTGCTGGGAAAACTCTTCAAACTGGACGGAGATCCCA actcTCCCATCTGGAGACATCCCGTGTTGTGTTTCAGTAAAGAAGGTCTGTCGTCCCCTCTCACCACGCTGCCCTCACTGGCTCTGCAGACAGAGGCGGTTAAACTCTttaag actTGTCAGCTTTTCATCAACGTGGCGATCGACGCTCCGGCCATCGACTACCACGTGTCTCTGGCTCAGAGCGCCCTGCAGGTGTGTCTGACCCACCCCGAGCTGCAGAACGAGTTCTTCTGTCAGCTCATCAAGCAGACCCGCAGGAGGCAGCCTCAAGGCCACCCGGGACCCCTGCAG ggctgGCAGTTCCTCGCTCTGTGTGTTGGACTTTTTCTGCCTCAGCATCCGTTCCTGTGGCTGCTGCAGGTTCACCTGAACAGACACGGGGACTCCAG GACTGAGGTGGGTAAATATGCCATCTACTGCCTGCGCTCCATGGAGCGGACTCAGCAGAAAGGAGAGAGGCAGGGAAGACCGTCCCGAATGGAGATCCTGTCCATCCTGCTGAGGAACCCCTACCATCACTCTCTGCCCTTCAGCATGCCCGTCCACTTCCTCAACAACACCtaccag GTGGTGAGCTTCGATGCTTCGACCACGGTGGATGAGTTCCAGTCTCGTCTGAACCAGGACACCAGCATGAGGAAGACCGGACTCTCCGGGTTCAGTTTGTACACCGACGACCCGACGGGGCGCGAGCTGGAGCACTGCCTGCAGGGAGGCGTCAAG ATTTGTGACATTATCTCCAAGTGGGAACAAGCCTCGAAGGAGCAGCACACGGGCAAATCAGAGAACACCCGGACGGTGCGCCTCACCTACAAGAACAG GTTGTACTTCTCTCCCCAGGTGAGGGGGGAGTCTGAGAGGGAGAGGCTGCTGCTGGCTTATCAGACAAACGAGGCCATCGTAGCGGGACACTTCCCCGTCAACAAGGAGCTCGCGCTGGAGATGGCCGCCCTGCTGGCTCAG GTGGAGTTTGGGGATTTTGAGCGTCCGTTCTCGGCTCCAGGATCAGCCCAGACCAAGTCCAACCAGACCCTGAAGCAGGTTCTGGACAGATTTTACCCCAAGCATTATCGCAGGAGCACGTCTGAGGAGCAGCTCAG actgCTGCTCCAGCGTCTCTCCGCCCGCTGGGCCTCCCTCAGGGGTCGGACTCCATCAGAGTGCGTCAGGATCTACCTGACGGTTGCCAGGAAGTGGCCTTTCTTTGGAGCCAAATTATTTGAAGCAGAG tccGTCACTGCGTCTCCTCAACAGGGTGAGCGTGTGTGGCTGGCCGTGCACGAGGACGGGATCAGTGTCCTGGAGCACAACTCTGTG aagccGCTGGTGTCCCACCCCTACAGGACCCTGATGACGTTTGGGGGCTGCAGACAGGACTTCATGCTGGTGGTGGGACAGAGCATGGCGACCAACGGCAGCAAGGACAAACCGACAGAGAAGCATCTGTTTGCTATGGACGCCTccaag ATCCGTGAGATCACTCTCCTCATCTCCAGTTACGTCAACAGCGCTCACCAGCAGAAGGCCGCCGCCCACCACCTCTCTGCCCCCGCCCTCATGGTCGCTCAGCCCGTCAGTCTCAAGAGCAAAGAGCTGAGGAGCAAATCCCCCCCAGCCCTGGGACGCCCCAGCAAGGCCCCCACGCTGCTGTGA
- the plekhh2 gene encoding pleckstrin homology domain-containing family H member 2 isoform X2 yields the protein MAEGEEAMSQEDWKEKCLVLEALLMKFRVQIIKIRELTADKIQQLETQVIDAEKRAFTAQQQAQWMEEKLKAADVPSGDSEVRLFQRCQELQVSLQEREEVIARMELQLEEQKQNRLQDAKTVEEKAAKIKEWVMLKLSEFEVENAALRETNKLQEAQIEDLQKQVQAFEQKCAAEAGRGLHHRPGEAQRLSSLTFGCFQVRGKSPQVMTGPAPSQRTLSTPGETEEGDKTETERSAPQTSSSGSESELHRPDHSGLLQEDSASESLGDNMCGAESRGVSSVLSSAASEGEGGGGEAGEDSRERGLEFSRPGSETYLTASDDSSSMFDDDMQRADRPRFSLQGASEGGSQGGEGESQREDCTSEELNKRFQSHRLDSSSSSSETNTPALIPKRPNAPQDPKDTPASPKQPRLRTPAGFGLMNVALAKKHLSQPPISRETSHGQTRNALSMLRPLRPHETDLDQEQEVVMETEKDKPTLPALQSLPCPPEPGAERQDGDGSAPGIKPPTPPLHRLPSWESRIYAVAKSGIRLSETSCSDAASKDPSLQSSYPAFVMYTSLIYKNMTTPVYTTLKGKATLLSSSPFSDESSSSDESSSSGEEDGSVCSSRTSSSSRKDSSPGSPRSLKRAVSMSSMTSESDYAIPPDAYSTDTECSEPEHKLPKTCSSSSDNGKTEPMEKSGYLLKMVKTWKKTWKRRWFVLKDGELLYYKSPSDVIRKPQGQIEVNASSSIARGDGKQILQIVTGKRVYYLKADSPNLLDEWLRTLQSVLRLKSASPLFTQPDIRPSMKGLLVKVKHGYSKRVWCALIGKTLFYFRSQDDKFPLGQIKLWEARVEEVDRSRDSDDELKACGRGLQVAPFTITIHPQEQGPTYLLIENKQEKDSWLFHLSVAAGTSVGTVGTDFEQLLGKLFKLDGDPNSPIWRHPVLCFSKEGLSSPLTTLPSLALQTEAVKLFKTCQLFINVAIDAPAIDYHVSLAQSALQVCLTHPELQNEFFCQLIKQTRRRQPQGHPGPLQGWQFLALCVGLFLPQHPFLWLLQVHLNRHGDSRTEVGKYAIYCLRSMERTQQKGERQGRPSRMEILSILLRNPYHHSLPFSMPVHFLNNTYQVVSFDASTTVDEFQSRLNQDTSMRKTGLSGFSLYTDDPTGRELEHCLQGGVKICDIISKWEQASKEQHTGKSENTRTVRLTYKNRLYFSPQVRGESERERLLLAYQTNEAIVAGHFPVNKELALEMAALLAQVEFGDFERPFSAPGSAQTKSNQTLKQVLDRFYPKHYRRSTSEEQLRLLLQRLSARWASLRGRTPSECVRIYLTVARKWPFFGAKLFEAESVTASPQQGERVWLAVHEDGISVLEHNSVKPLVSHPYRTLMTFGGCRQDFMLVVGQSMATNGSKDKPTEKHLFAMDASKIREITLLISSYVNSAHQQKAAAHHLSAPALMVAQPVSLKSKELRSKSPPALGRPSKAPTLL from the exons attcagcagctgGAGACTCAGGTGATCGACGCAGAGAAACGAGCCTTCACCGCTCAGCAGCAG GCGCAGTGGATGGAGGAGAAGCTGAAAGCTGCAGACGTTCCGTCCGGAGACTCAGAGGTGCGTTTGTTTCAGAGGTGTCAGGAGCTGCAGGTGTCActgcaggagagggaggaggtcaTCGCCCGGATGgagctgcagctggaggagcag AAACAGAACCGACTTCAGGACGCAAAAACTGTGGAGGAGAAAGCCGCTAAGATCAAGGAGTGGGTGATGCTGAAGCTGTCAGAG TTTGAGGTGGAGAACGCAGCCTTAAGAGAAACCAACAAGCTGCAGGAGGCTCAGATCGAAGACTTACAGAAACAAGTGCAGG cgtttGAGCAGAAGTGTGCAGCCGAGGCAGGAAGAGGACTCCATCACCGACCAGGTGAAGCTCAGCGTCTCAGCAGTCTGACGTTCGGCTGTTTCCAGGTGAGGGGGAAGAGTCCGCAGGTAATGACCGGGCCCGCCCCCTCCCAGAGGACCCTCAGCACCCcgggggagacagaggaagggGACAAAACGG agacagagaggagcgcTCCTCAGACCTCCTCTTCAGGATCAGAATCTGAGCTCCACAGACCGGATCATTCTGGACTCCTGCAGGAGGACAGCGCCTCTGAAAGTCTGGGTGACAACATGTGTGGAGCTGAGTCCAGGGGGGTCTCCTCGGTGCTGTCCAGCGCTGCatcagagggggaggggggaggaggagaagcggGTGAGGACAGCAGGGAGAGAGGCCTGGAGTTCAGCCGGCCAGGCAGTGAGACGTACCTGACGGCGTCAGACGACAGCAGCTCGATGTTTGATGACGACATGCAGCGAGCTGATCGTCCACGCTTCAGCCTGCAGGGGGCATCAGAGGGGGGGAGtcaggggggagagggggagtcTCAGAGGGAGGACTGCACCTCCGAGGAGCTCAACAAACGTTTCCAGTCTCACAGACTGGACTCATCGTCCTCCTCCAGCGAAACAAACACCCCCGCCCTTATCCCAAAACGACCCAACGCCCCTCAGGACCCGAAGGACACCCCCGCCTCCCCCAAACAGCCCCGCCTGCGGACCCCAGCAGGGTTCGGCCTGATGAACGTGGCTCTGGCTAAGAAACACCTGAGCCAACCGCCGATCAGCCGAGAGACATCGCACGGACAAACACGCAACGCTCTGAGCATGCTCCGCCCCCTCCGGCCCCACGAGACGGACCTGGACCAGGAGCAGGAGGTTGTCATGGAAACTGAGAAGGACAAGCCCACATTGCCAGCCCTACAGAGCTTACCCTGTCCTCCTGAACCTGGTGCAGAGAGGCAGGACGGTGACGGCTCAGCACCGGGTATCAAACCTCCAACACCCCCCCTGCACAGACTGCCCTCCTGG GAGAGTCGTATCTACGCTGTGGCTAAATCCGGGATCAGACTGTCGGAGACGTCCTGCTCAGACGCTGCCAGTAAAG ACCCGTCCCTGCAGTCCTCCTATCCGGCCTTTGTCATGTACACCTCCCTCATCTATAAAAACATGACCACACCTGTCTACACCACTTTGAAGGGG AAAGCAACCCTGCTGAGCAGCAGTCCGTTCTCCGACGAGTCGTCAAGCTCCGACGAGTCCTCGAGCTCCGGAGAGGAGGACGGCTCCGTCTGCAGCTCCCgcacctcctccagctcccgCAAAGACAGCAGCCCGGGCAGCCCGCGCTCGCTCAAgagag ctgtgTCCATGTCCTCGATGACCTCCGAGAGCGACTACGCCATCCCTCCTGACGCCTACTCCACCGACACAGAGTGCTCCGAACCCGAGCACAAGCTGCCAAAGACCTGCTCCTCATCCAGTGACAACGGGAAgact gaGCCGATGGAGAAGTCAGGCTACCTGCTGAAGATGGTGAAGACCTGGAAGAAAACCTGGAAGAGACGCTGGTTTGTCCTGAAAGACGGAGAGCTGCTCTACTACAAATCACCT AGTGACGTGATCAGGAAACCCCAGGGTCAGATCGAGGTCAACGCCAGCAGCAGCATCGCCCGCGGCGACGGAAAACAAATCCTCCAG ATCGTGACAGGGAAGCGTGTGTACTACCTGAAGGCCGACTCTCCTAACCTGCTGGACGAGTGGCTCAGGACGCTACAGAGCGTGCTTAGACTGAAATCTGCCAGTCCGCTCTTCACCCAGCCCGACATCCGGCCCAGCATGAAGGGGCTGCTCGTTAAG GTGAAGCACGGATACTCAAAGAGGGTTTGGTGTGCACTGATCGGGaagactttgttttatttccgcAGCCAAGATGACAAG TTCCCTCTGGGTCAGATCAAGCTGTGGGAGGCccgggtggaggaggtggacagGTCAAGAGATTCAGACGATGAGCTGAAGGCATGTGGGCGGGGCTTACAGGTGGCACCTTTTACCATCACCATCCACCCACAAGAGCAGGGGCCGACCTACCTGCTCATCGAGAACAAGCAGGAGAAG gactCGTGGCTCTTCCATCTCTCTGTGGCAGCAGGAACCTCGGTGGGAACCGTCGGCACCGACTTTGAACAGCTGCTGGGAAAACTCTTCAAACTGGACGGAGATCCCA actcTCCCATCTGGAGACATCCCGTGTTGTGTTTCAGTAAAGAAGGTCTGTCGTCCCCTCTCACCACGCTGCCCTCACTGGCTCTGCAGACAGAGGCGGTTAAACTCTttaag actTGTCAGCTTTTCATCAACGTGGCGATCGACGCTCCGGCCATCGACTACCACGTGTCTCTGGCTCAGAGCGCCCTGCAGGTGTGTCTGACCCACCCCGAGCTGCAGAACGAGTTCTTCTGTCAGCTCATCAAGCAGACCCGCAGGAGGCAGCCTCAAGGCCACCCGGGACCCCTGCAG ggctgGCAGTTCCTCGCTCTGTGTGTTGGACTTTTTCTGCCTCAGCATCCGTTCCTGTGGCTGCTGCAGGTTCACCTGAACAGACACGGGGACTCCAG GACTGAGGTGGGTAAATATGCCATCTACTGCCTGCGCTCCATGGAGCGGACTCAGCAGAAAGGAGAGAGGCAGGGAAGACCGTCCCGAATGGAGATCCTGTCCATCCTGCTGAGGAACCCCTACCATCACTCTCTGCCCTTCAGCATGCCCGTCCACTTCCTCAACAACACCtaccag GTGGTGAGCTTCGATGCTTCGACCACGGTGGATGAGTTCCAGTCTCGTCTGAACCAGGACACCAGCATGAGGAAGACCGGACTCTCCGGGTTCAGTTTGTACACCGACGACCCGACGGGGCGCGAGCTGGAGCACTGCCTGCAGGGAGGCGTCAAG ATTTGTGACATTATCTCCAAGTGGGAACAAGCCTCGAAGGAGCAGCACACGGGCAAATCAGAGAACACCCGGACGGTGCGCCTCACCTACAAGAACAG GTTGTACTTCTCTCCCCAGGTGAGGGGGGAGTCTGAGAGGGAGAGGCTGCTGCTGGCTTATCAGACAAACGAGGCCATCGTAGCGGGACACTTCCCCGTCAACAAGGAGCTCGCGCTGGAGATGGCCGCCCTGCTGGCTCAG GTGGAGTTTGGGGATTTTGAGCGTCCGTTCTCGGCTCCAGGATCAGCCCAGACCAAGTCCAACCAGACCCTGAAGCAGGTTCTGGACAGATTTTACCCCAAGCATTATCGCAGGAGCACGTCTGAGGAGCAGCTCAG actgCTGCTCCAGCGTCTCTCCGCCCGCTGGGCCTCCCTCAGGGGTCGGACTCCATCAGAGTGCGTCAGGATCTACCTGACGGTTGCCAGGAAGTGGCCTTTCTTTGGAGCCAAATTATTTGAAGCAGAG tccGTCACTGCGTCTCCTCAACAGGGTGAGCGTGTGTGGCTGGCCGTGCACGAGGACGGGATCAGTGTCCTGGAGCACAACTCTGTG aagccGCTGGTGTCCCACCCCTACAGGACCCTGATGACGTTTGGGGGCTGCAGACAGGACTTCATGCTGGTGGTGGGACAGAGCATGGCGACCAACGGCAGCAAGGACAAACCGACAGAGAAGCATCTGTTTGCTATGGACGCCTccaag ATCCGTGAGATCACTCTCCTCATCTCCAGTTACGTCAACAGCGCTCACCAGCAGAAGGCCGCCGCCCACCACCTCTCTGCCCCCGCCCTCATGGTCGCTCAGCCCGTCAGTCTCAAGAGCAAAGAGCTGAGGAGCAAATCCCCCCCAGCCCTGGGACGCCCCAGCAAGGCCCCCACGCTGCTGTGA
- the epcam gene encoding epithelial cell adhesion molecule has product MNMWIALVLATLAVGASAQSCSCDTMKWATCEGTAPQCTCHILVGSNEKQTLKCSDLIPKCFLMKAEMYRAKKGLDTRTIGGKPTEDAFVNNDGIYDPDCETNGKFRAKQCNNTEECWCVNSAGVRRTDKGDKTLVCDKLVETYWVRLQLKHKEMTGAMDASKLKLAITDAINKRYKNFKKDMVDNVEYDKDSRTIVVDVKKPKGDTESNLANMAYYMEKDVKVLPLFKDQGKFEPMVDNKKLEMEDILVYYVDAEPPTFTMKNLSGGIIAVIVVVVLAVLAGLAVLFFARRRQNQRYNKAQQREMEAM; this is encoded by the exons ATGAATATGTGGATTGCGCTCGTGCTGGCGACGCTCGCGGTGGGAGCTTCTGCGCAAAGTT GCTCATGTGACACCATGAAGTGGGCCACCTGTGAAGGTACTGCTCCTCAATGTACCTGTCACATCCTGGTCGGCAGCAACGAAAAACAAACGCTGAAATGTAGCGACT TGATCCCAAAGTGCTTCCTCATGAAGGCTGAGATGTACCGAGCCAAAAAGGGTCTGGACACCCGTACGATCGGAGGGAAGCCGACGGAGGACGCCTTTGTGAACAACGACGGCATCTACGACCCAGACTGCGAGACCAACGGCAAGTTCAGGGCCAAGCAGTGCAACAACACCGAGGAGTGTTGGTGTGTGAACAGCGCCGGTGTCCGCAGAACCGACAAGGGAGACAAGACCCTGGTGTGTGACAAGCTGGTGGAGACATA ctGGGTTCGTCTTCAGctcaaacacaaagagatgaCTGGAGCAATGGATGCCAGCAAGCTGAAGCT CGCCATCACGGACGCCATCAACAAACGTTATAAGAACTTTAAGAAGGACATGGTGGACAACGTTGAG TACGACAAGGACAGCCGCACCATCGTTGTGGATGTGAAGAAGCCAAAAGGAGACACAGAGTCTAATCTTGCTAACATGGCCTACTACATGGAGAAAGAC gtgAAGGTGCTGCCCCTCTTCAAGGACCAGGGGAAGTTTGAGCCAATGGTGGACAACAAGAAGCTGGAGATGGAGGACATCCTGGTGTACTATGTGGACGCGGAGCCGCCCACCTTCACCATGAAGAACCTGTCGGGTGGAATCATCGCCGTCATCGTGGTGGTGGTTCTGGCTGTGCTCGCCGGCCTGGCCGTGCTG ttcTTCGCTAGAAGGCGTCAGAATCAGCGATACAACAAAGCCCAG CAAAGAGAGATGGAGGCCATGTGA